From the genome of Winogradskyella forsetii, one region includes:
- a CDS encoding aldo/keto reductase: MKTILLNDGNSMPIVGFGTYKAKDQEGIDAVKHALLNGYRSIDTAAAYGNEDAVGKGIKASGIPRDEIFVTTKLWREELGYKTAKEAFEKSLKKLGLDYIDLYLIHWPANAKNYDNWQQTNAETWRAMEELQADGKIKSIGVSNFFQEHLEALFATAKVKPAVNQIEFHPGYWQQELVNYCKKQNIAVESWSPLGRGEVFENEHLKEIAKTHDTSVAKVCLRWIVQHEVIAIPKSTTEERIEENINLFDFELSNEEMNLINNLPEFGFSGEHPNFWPDRV; encoded by the coding sequence ATGAAAACCATACTTTTAAATGACGGGAATTCCATGCCGATTGTCGGTTTTGGAACCTATAAAGCCAAGGACCAAGAAGGCATTGACGCTGTTAAACATGCGCTCTTAAACGGTTATCGGTCAATAGATACAGCAGCAGCTTATGGTAATGAAGATGCTGTGGGAAAAGGCATCAAAGCGAGTGGTATTCCAAGAGACGAAATTTTTGTGACCACCAAATTATGGCGTGAAGAATTAGGTTACAAAACTGCTAAGGAAGCGTTTGAAAAATCCCTCAAAAAATTGGGATTGGATTATATTGACTTATACCTCATTCATTGGCCTGCCAATGCTAAAAATTATGATAATTGGCAACAAACGAATGCAGAGACATGGCGTGCTATGGAAGAGTTACAAGCTGATGGAAAAATAAAATCCATAGGTGTGAGCAACTTTTTTCAAGAACATCTTGAAGCTTTATTCGCGACTGCCAAAGTGAAGCCAGCCGTTAACCAAATTGAGTTTCATCCAGGCTATTGGCAGCAAGAATTGGTCAATTATTGCAAAAAGCAAAATATTGCTGTCGAATCCTGGTCGCCATTAGGAAGAGGCGAAGTTTTTGAAAATGAACATTTAAAAGAAATAGCAAAAACACATGACACCTCTGTAGCAAAGGTTTGCCTTCGTTGGATAGTACAACATGAGGTCATTGCAATCCCTAAATCAACCACAGAAGAACGCATTGAAGAAAACATCAATCTATTTGATTTTGAGTTATCTAATGAAGAAATGAATCTCATCAATAATCTACCTGAATTCGGATTTAGCGGAGAGCATCCCAATTTTTGGCCAGATAGGGTTTGA
- a CDS encoding alpha/beta fold hydrolase, with protein MKKNFLVILTYLFALQMTSSQTDSLQWLDIELANYKYPYPVFNLELNVQEQELKMAYMDVKPENYNGKNIVLFHGKNFNGAYWETTIDALTKEGFRVIVPDQIGFGKSSKPEHFHYTFQQLAQNTKTLLDTLKIKKTTILGHSMGGMLATRFALMYPNTVEKFILENPIGLEDWKLKVPYKSVEWWYDNELKKTSEDIKQYQLKNYYDNKWKPKYDQWVNLLAGWTLNSNYKTIAWNAALTYDMIFTQPVVYEFQNITAPTLLIIGTRDRTALGKGLVSEDVKKTMGLYDELGKQTQEKIPNAQLVELENVGHLPHIEKFDKFIKPLIAFLNQ; from the coding sequence ATGAAAAAGAATTTCTTAGTAATACTGACCTATTTATTTGCTCTTCAAATGACCTCGTCACAGACAGACAGTTTGCAATGGCTAGATATTGAATTGGCAAATTATAAATATCCATATCCTGTTTTTAACTTAGAATTGAACGTTCAAGAGCAAGAATTAAAGATGGCATATATGGACGTAAAGCCTGAAAATTACAATGGAAAAAACATTGTGTTATTTCATGGCAAAAATTTTAATGGTGCCTACTGGGAAACAACTATCGATGCCTTGACCAAAGAAGGATTTCGCGTTATTGTACCAGATCAAATTGGATTCGGAAAATCTTCTAAACCAGAGCACTTCCATTATACCTTCCAACAATTAGCACAAAATACCAAAACACTTCTGGATACTTTAAAAATTAAGAAAACTACTATTTTAGGCCACTCCATGGGAGGTATGCTTGCCACACGTTTTGCATTAATGTATCCTAATACGGTAGAAAAATTTATCTTGGAAAATCCTATAGGATTAGAAGACTGGAAACTAAAAGTTCCATACAAATCCGTAGAATGGTGGTATGACAATGAACTAAAAAAGACTTCTGAAGACATTAAACAATACCAGTTGAAAAATTATTATGACAACAAATGGAAGCCAAAATACGATCAATGGGTGAACTTATTAGCAGGTTGGACGTTAAATTCCAACTATAAAACCATAGCATGGAATGCCGCTTTAACCTATGACATGATTTTTACACAGCCTGTTGTTTATGAATTCCAAAACATTACTGCACCAACACTTTTAATAATTGGGACACGAGATAGAACCGCCTTGGGTAAAGGACTTGTTTCTGAAGATGTAAAAAAAACCATGGGATTATATGACGAATTAGGTAAACAAACACAAGAGAAAATTCCTAATGCACAATTAGTGGAATTGGAAAACGTCGGCCATTTACCTCATATTGAAAAATTTGATAAATTCATTAAGCCATTGATTGCCTTCTTAAATCAATAG
- a CDS encoding TonB-dependent receptor encodes MKFIALKMIAIMFAMGIIESSYTQNISGRVIDHSGSSISGVAIFLKNEVISETDDNGIFNLSENLNLPLKIELYHSDYYIKTVTLSENNSVIKLSVLEKSLNLEEVIISSTYQKESQVIIPTSKISSQKFEAYSPVDLVATINETPGVYIQSGAINTNRIVIRGVGSRTLYGTNKIRAYFNGIPITNGIGETSIDAFDPEDIGNLEIVKGPKATQYGTNLGGTLLINSKQATAGESYFKSNLTVGSFGLLKNNISMATADEKLAINLNYDHLKLDGFRDNSNYSRKSLLLSSKYKFNAKNELGVLINYTDYFAEIPSSISQTAFNEDPSQAAFTWNAAQGFEDNKQILVGLNYTHRFSDNFSNTTSIFYNYLDHYEPRPFNILDEYTNGYGARTLFAKDFKFLNQKANLSFGGEFYSDQYNWKTLENLYENNNNNGSLEGQLLSDNIENRNNLNAFATVTLPFSKRLKAQLGINFNTTNYKFTDEFNSGEDNKNADRDFDPIIAPNLNILYQLTANSNIYANISRGFNYPSIEETLTPEGVINPELGPETGFNYEIGSEAFLFKRKLRLKLSAYLLDIDNLLVADRVGNDQYIGRNAGKTEHKGIELSASYTYKFANEFSCAPYINAELTDNRFIDFVDDQNDYSGNELTGVPDTKVNGGIQFGFKNLNLNTNFIHIGEMPLTDANTLYSEHYTVFNAKVSYKNAISKHFDIEINAGINNFLDAQYASSVLINAVGFGNSEPRYYYPGMPRNWFTGFKIAYEI; translated from the coding sequence ATGAAATTTATAGCGTTAAAAATGATAGCGATTATGTTCGCAATGGGCATAATTGAATCTTCTTACACCCAAAATATAAGTGGTCGCGTGATAGATCATTCAGGCTCATCCATTTCTGGTGTCGCTATCTTTTTAAAAAACGAAGTGATTTCTGAAACCGATGACAACGGCATTTTTAACTTATCTGAAAACCTGAATTTACCTTTAAAGATTGAATTATATCATTCTGACTATTATATTAAAACCGTTACTTTATCTGAAAACAATTCAGTCATCAAACTCTCTGTTTTAGAAAAATCATTAAATCTTGAGGAGGTGATTATCTCTTCGACCTATCAAAAAGAAAGTCAAGTTATTATTCCCACATCAAAAATTTCATCACAAAAATTTGAAGCATATAGTCCCGTGGATTTGGTGGCCACAATTAATGAAACACCTGGCGTTTATATACAGAGTGGCGCAATTAACACCAATAGGATCGTAATTAGAGGTGTTGGATCCCGTACGCTTTATGGCACCAATAAAATACGTGCTTATTTTAATGGCATTCCAATTACAAACGGTATTGGAGAAACGTCTATCGATGCGTTTGACCCTGAGGACATCGGAAATTTAGAAATCGTAAAAGGCCCAAAAGCGACGCAATACGGTACCAATTTGGGCGGTACTTTGCTGATCAATTCAAAACAAGCTACGGCAGGTGAATCTTATTTTAAAAGTAATCTTACAGTTGGAAGTTTTGGATTGCTAAAAAATAATATTTCCATGGCAACTGCAGATGAAAAATTAGCAATTAATCTTAATTATGATCATTTAAAGTTAGACGGATTTCGTGACAACAGCAACTACAGCCGAAAATCACTTTTGTTGAGTTCCAAATATAAATTCAATGCTAAAAATGAACTAGGGGTTTTAATAAACTATACCGATTATTTTGCAGAAATTCCGAGTTCCATAAGTCAAACTGCATTTAATGAAGATCCTTCACAAGCGGCATTTACATGGAACGCAGCCCAAGGGTTTGAAGATAATAAGCAAATATTAGTTGGCCTTAATTATACCCATCGTTTTTCGGATAATTTTAGTAATACCACTTCTATTTTCTACAATTATCTCGATCATTACGAACCGCGTCCGTTCAACATATTAGATGAATATACAAATGGCTATGGCGCCAGAACGCTCTTCGCAAAAGATTTTAAATTCTTAAATCAGAAAGCCAATCTTAGTTTTGGAGGTGAATTTTATAGCGATCAGTACAACTGGAAAACCCTAGAGAATTTATATGAAAACAATAATAACAACGGAAGTTTAGAAGGACAATTACTCAGTGACAATATAGAAAACCGAAACAACCTAAACGCCTTTGCAACTGTAACCTTACCATTTTCCAAAAGACTAAAAGCACAATTGGGTATCAATTTTAATACGACCAATTACAAGTTTACAGATGAATTTAATAGTGGCGAAGACAACAAAAATGCAGATCGTGATTTTGATCCAATAATTGCTCCTAATTTGAATATTTTATATCAATTGACTGCAAATTCTAATATATATGCCAATATAAGCAGAGGTTTTAACTATCCTTCTATTGAAGAAACATTAACGCCAGAGGGTGTTATCAATCCTGAGTTAGGTCCAGAAACAGGTTTCAATTATGAAATTGGTAGTGAAGCTTTCTTATTCAAGAGGAAACTCAGACTTAAACTTTCTGCCTATTTACTTGATATTGATAATCTACTGGTGGCAGATCGTGTTGGAAATGACCAATATATTGGTCGTAATGCAGGTAAAACTGAACATAAAGGTATTGAGCTTTCTGCGTCTTATACCTATAAATTCGCCAATGAATTTTCATGTGCACCATACATCAATGCAGAATTAACAGATAACCGATTCATTGATTTTGTCGATGACCAAAATGATTATTCAGGAAATGAACTAACAGGTGTCCCAGATACTAAAGTGAATGGTGGTATTCAATTTGGGTTTAAAAACTTAAACTTAAACACTAATTTTATTCATATTGGAGAGATGCCCTTAACCGATGCCAATACATTATATTCAGAACATTATACCGTATTTAATGCTAAAGTATCCTATAAAAATGCAATTTCGAAACATTTTGATATTGAAATCAATGCTGGTATCAATAACTTTCTAGATGCACAGTATGCATCGTCCGTACTCATAAATGCGGTAGGTTTCGGCAATTCCGAACCACGTTATTATTACCCTGGAATGCCACGAAATTGGTTTACCGGTTTTAAAATTGCATACGAAATATAG
- a CDS encoding PQQ-dependent sugar dehydrogenase yields the protein MKTQKSLLLVLTITFFLSCKTNREKEMTVSEEKKEMISDKSPDTVQTTIGQLILPPPYATESVRNANDLIDWPEGKLPKAPEGFTVTKLADGFQNPRWTYIGPNGDLFVCEANTKDSAGLITLLRDKENDGTIEFRETFLDDLNQPFGMLIIGNYFYVANTDGLYKYPYKVGQTSLNASEGEKIVDLPAGGYNHHWTRNIITNDTEDKIYISVGSASNVGEYGMEEEIRRANILEVDLNGNNEKIYASGLRNPVGMDWNPVNGELWTAVNERDKLGDNLVPDYVTSVKQGGFYGWPYAYYGAIEDPRLKGEAPELVAKTIVPDVSVGPHTASLGLTFYDDGNFPEKHKNGVFVGQHGSWNRSVLSGYRVVFIPFENGKPTGKPEDFLTGFIAEDDDTDVYGRPVCVAVTPSGDLLVNDDAGNIIWKVSYNK from the coding sequence ATGAAAACTCAAAAATCCCTTTTATTAGTATTGACCATCACTTTTTTCTTATCCTGCAAAACGAACAGAGAAAAAGAAATGACTGTATCTGAAGAAAAAAAAGAGATGATCTCTGATAAATCGCCCGATACCGTGCAGACCACAATAGGTCAATTGATATTACCTCCACCTTACGCAACAGAATCCGTAAGGAACGCAAATGATCTTATAGATTGGCCAGAAGGCAAATTACCAAAGGCACCCGAAGGATTTACGGTCACAAAATTAGCAGACGGATTCCAAAACCCACGTTGGACGTACATTGGTCCTAACGGAGACCTATTTGTCTGTGAGGCCAATACAAAAGACAGTGCCGGACTTATTACCCTTTTGAGAGATAAGGAAAATGACGGGACTATAGAATTTCGTGAAACATTTCTGGATGATCTAAATCAACCTTTTGGAATGTTAATTATTGGGAATTATTTTTATGTTGCCAATACAGACGGCCTTTATAAATATCCTTATAAGGTAGGTCAAACGTCTTTAAACGCTTCCGAAGGCGAAAAAATAGTGGATCTTCCTGCTGGTGGCTACAATCATCACTGGACCCGAAATATCATAACCAATGATACAGAAGATAAGATTTACATTTCGGTCGGTTCCGCTAGTAATGTTGGTGAATATGGCATGGAAGAAGAAATTAGACGCGCCAATATTCTGGAAGTAGATCTCAATGGAAACAACGAAAAAATATACGCTAGTGGATTGAGAAATCCGGTAGGTATGGATTGGAACCCTGTTAACGGTGAACTTTGGACAGCCGTAAACGAGCGTGATAAGCTTGGAGACAATCTTGTGCCAGATTATGTCACAAGCGTTAAGCAAGGTGGTTTTTACGGCTGGCCTTATGCGTATTATGGTGCCATTGAAGATCCACGATTAAAAGGTGAAGCACCAGAACTTGTAGCAAAAACCATAGTTCCTGACGTTTCTGTTGGACCACATACGGCATCGCTCGGACTCACGTTTTACGACGATGGAAATTTTCCTGAGAAACATAAAAACGGTGTTTTCGTTGGTCAGCATGGCTCTTGGAACCGTTCCGTACTTTCTGGATATCGCGTGGTTTTTATACCTTTTGAAAATGGAAAACCTACAGGGAAACCTGAAGATTTTCTAACAGGCTTTATTGCAGAAGATGATGATACGGATGTTTATGGAAGACCAGTTTGTGTTGCCGTGACGCCTTCTGGAGATTTATTAGTAAATGATGATGCTGGAAATATCATCTGGAAAGTGAGCTATAATAAGTAG
- a CDS encoding M23 family metallopeptidase, translated as MKFNSNILLLFLFLASCKHVQKVSDVITKPSAREVFERTLDHNDSLFKRYEETYTSAKHNKMKLELPSALNSKSEALDFRVLAYSLNLEQGERFKIESNITADSLQLAIDLFAFENDSVISVKPIISNEPKTNGLEFDVTKTGSYKIVILPDRNNSSNFGLKLFTEPTFEFPVSGKDNKAIQSFWGASRGGGSRSHKGIDIFAKRGTPVVAATDGFISNTGNRGLGGKQIWLRDGIFGQSLYYAHLDSIAISSGKGVKVGDTLGFVGNTGNAKTTSPHLHFGIYTKGGAVDPLPFVKLTERIEFENHSLFTKGETRLRKNELRIGAAVKTDKLQDLESKTQVEILEKTERWFHLRVNDSLQGFMHESLVKEIE; from the coding sequence ATGAAATTCAACTCTAACATTCTACTCCTTTTTCTGTTTTTAGCATCTTGTAAACACGTACAGAAAGTTTCTGACGTGATTACGAAACCTTCAGCAAGAGAGGTGTTTGAGCGCACTTTAGATCATAATGATAGTCTTTTTAAACGTTATGAAGAAACGTATACCAGTGCGAAGCATAATAAAATGAAGTTAGAATTACCTTCCGCGTTAAATTCGAAGTCCGAAGCTTTAGATTTTAGGGTTTTGGCTTATAGCTTAAACTTAGAACAAGGGGAACGTTTCAAGATAGAATCAAATATCACGGCGGATAGTTTACAATTGGCAATCGATTTATTTGCGTTTGAAAATGATTCCGTAATTTCAGTAAAACCAATCATTTCAAATGAACCAAAGACAAATGGTTTGGAGTTTGACGTCACTAAAACAGGATCATACAAAATAGTAATTCTTCCCGATCGAAATAATAGTAGCAACTTTGGACTGAAGTTATTTACGGAACCCACTTTCGAATTTCCGGTTAGTGGAAAAGACAATAAGGCGATACAGAGTTTTTGGGGCGCATCTCGAGGTGGTGGCAGTCGTTCCCATAAGGGCATTGATATTTTTGCTAAACGAGGAACGCCTGTTGTGGCAGCAACGGATGGTTTTATATCCAATACCGGTAATCGTGGCTTGGGAGGTAAACAAATATGGCTGCGTGATGGCATTTTTGGTCAGTCCTTATATTATGCGCATTTGGACAGTATTGCGATTTCTAGCGGAAAAGGTGTAAAAGTAGGAGACACTTTAGGATTTGTTGGAAATACAGGAAATGCCAAAACCACGAGTCCGCACTTGCATTTTGGGATTTACACTAAAGGAGGAGCTGTTGATCCGTTGCCATTTGTAAAACTAACGGAGCGAATTGAGTTTGAAAACCACTCCTTGTTTACGAAAGGTGAAACACGACTGCGAAAAAATGAACTCAGAATTGGAGCCGCTGTTAAAACCGATAAACTTCAGGATTTAGAATCGAAAACCCAAGTTGAAATTTTAGAAAAAACTGAACGCTGGTTTCATCTTCGAGTTAATGACAGTTTGCAAGGTTTTATGCATGAGTCTTTGGTGAAGGAAATAGAGTAG
- a CDS encoding DUF4287 domain-containing protein: MEQALQTMINNMPEKTGKSLNQWKSILKKKAFAKHSEAVNFLKKEHGVTHGFANTIVTLSKDENNSDDDLVSTQYIGKEILVPIYEKLISVVENFGDDVTITPKKTSVSVIRNRQFVLIKPATKTRIDLGLKLPNKPTTDRLGDSGPFGTMCTHRVQITSVEDVDDELIGWMKEAYELAD; the protein is encoded by the coding sequence ATGGAACAAGCACTACAAACCATGATTAACAATATGCCAGAGAAAACTGGTAAATCATTAAATCAATGGAAATCCATCTTAAAAAAGAAAGCCTTCGCAAAACATTCTGAAGCTGTCAATTTTCTAAAGAAAGAACATGGGGTTACGCATGGTTTTGCCAATACTATTGTAACGCTCTCAAAAGACGAAAATAATTCTGATGACGATCTGGTATCTACTCAATATATAGGCAAAGAAATTTTAGTTCCAATTTATGAAAAACTAATTTCGGTTGTAGAGAATTTTGGAGACGATGTTACCATCACACCAAAAAAAACCAGTGTAAGCGTCATTAGAAACCGACAATTTGTATTGATAAAACCAGCTACAAAAACCCGGATTGATTTAGGGTTAAAATTGCCCAACAAACCAACCACAGATAGACTAGGAGATTCCGGTCCTTTTGGGACGATGTGCACACATCGCGTTCAAATCACGTCAGTTGAGGACGTTGATGATGAATTGATTGGATGGATGAAAGAAGCGTATGAACTAGCGGACTAG
- a CDS encoding SET domain-containing protein → MIHPNTELKFISKAIGYGVVATEFIPAGTITWVLDKLDREFTPDTFKTMDPIYRDILDTYCYRNNKGNFILCWDNGRFVNHSFKSNCLTTAYDFEIAIRDIQPGEQLTDDYGYLNITEPFEAVDEGTERKVVYPDDLVNFHKIWDAQLKNVFNKIVDCEQPLKALLKNELWQKIERIANGKIEMDSILDNYYNEKSS, encoded by the coding sequence ATGATACATCCAAACACAGAATTAAAATTTATTAGTAAAGCGATTGGCTATGGCGTTGTCGCAACTGAATTTATACCTGCTGGCACCATAACTTGGGTTTTAGATAAACTAGATAGGGAATTTACACCTGATACCTTTAAAACTATGGATCCAATTTACAGGGATATTTTGGACACTTATTGTTATAGAAATAACAAAGGAAATTTTATACTTTGTTGGGACAACGGACGGTTTGTAAATCATAGTTTTAAATCTAATTGCCTCACAACCGCTTATGATTTTGAAATTGCAATCCGAGACATTCAGCCAGGAGAACAATTAACCGATGACTATGGCTATTTAAATATTACCGAACCCTTCGAAGCTGTTGATGAAGGAACGGAAAGAAAAGTGGTTTATCCAGATGATTTAGTCAACTTCCATAAGATTTGGGACGCACAACTTAAAAATGTTTTTAATAAAATTGTTGATTGCGAACAGCCGTTAAAAGCTTTACTAAAAAACGAATTATGGCAAAAAATAGAACGTATAGCGAATGGGAAAATAGAAATGGATTCTATCTTGGATAATTATTACAACGAAAAATCTTCATAA